Proteins found in one Perca fluviatilis chromosome 9, GENO_Pfluv_1.0, whole genome shotgun sequence genomic segment:
- the LOC120564918 gene encoding fatty-acid amide hydrolase 1 yields the protein MLIPKFPVTDSALILKLSLSELTKKLQEGSLSPKDVLYTYMEKTLDVNKDLNCCTGILLESFDQLKTVSTKKEGLLYGVPVSIKENFGYKNHDSSCGVVINLERPAQQDSVLVEVLKRQGAIPFVKTNLPQALLNYDCSNPIYGQTVNPHNLQKTSGGSSGGEGALIGGGGSVLGLGSDIGGSIRIPASFCGICGLKPTAGRLSLKGLSSIYRGQKSVLSSPGPMARDVDSLALCMQALLCDHMFSLDPTVPPLPFNMQIYQSTKPLRIGYLESDGYSHTSPSMARGIREVKALLEQGGHTLVPYTPLKITYALHEFLIKGILADGATTLLQKLEGSPVDPCLKAQILPYYLPTWLKKTLSFLLKPLSPRGSAMLSALCGVGSVSGLWKQHAAVEDYIQETIAAWRRCNIDVLLCPVIGPAYNFLFCSKLTTAVPHTMLYNLLTFPAGVVPVSTVTAEDEEELRHYKGFFQDHWDKLFKQAVSGGEGLPVAVQCVALPWQDELCLRFMKEVEQLVKQSRK from the exons ATGTTAATCCCCAAA TTTCCAGTGACCGACTCTGCTCTCATCTTGAAGCTGTCCCTGTCTGAGTTGACAAAGAAACTGCAGGAAGGCTCGCTGAGCCCCAAGGACGTACTTTACACTTACATGGAAAAG ACTCTGGATGTAAACAAAGATCTGAACTGCTGCACGGGGATCTTGTTAGAGAGTTTTGACCAGCTGAAAACTGTTTCTACAAAGAAGGAAGGTCTCTTGTATGGAGTTCCAGTTAGCATCAAAGAAAACTTTGGATACAAG AACCATGACTCTTCTTGCGGTGTGGTCATTAATCTGGAACGCCCTGCGCAGCAGGACAGCGTGCTTGTGGAAGTTCTGAAGAGACAAGGAGCCATTCCCTTTGTGAAAACCAACTTGCCCCAAGCACTATTAAA TTATGACTGCAGTAACCCCATCTATGGGCAGACCGTGAACCCCCACAACCTCCAGAAGACCTCAGGAGGTTCGTCCGGTGGGGAGGGGGCTCTCATTGGTGGAGGGGGCTCCGTGCTTGGTTTAGGCAGTGATATAGGAGGTAGCATCCGTATTCCTGCCTCATTCTGTGGGATCTGTGGCTTAAAGCCAACAGCCGGTCGGCTTAG TTTAAAGGGTTTGAGCTCCATTTATCGAGGGCAAAAATCAG TGTTGTCATCTCCTGGACCCATGGCGAGAGATGtggacagtctggctctgtgtATGCAGGCGCTGCTCTGTGATCACATGTTTTCTTTGGACCCCACTGTTCCACCCTTACCTTTTAATATGCAG ATATACCAGAGCACCAAACCTCTCAGGATCGGTTACCTAGAAAGCGACGGCTACTCTCACACGTCTCCAAGCATGGCCCGAGGCATCAGAGAGGTCAAAGCTCTGTTAGAGCAAGGCGGGCACACT TTGGTGCCCTACACTCCTCTGAAGATCACTTACGCATTACATGAATTTCTTATAAAGGGTATCTTAGCAGACGGAGCTACCACCCTGCTTCAAAAACT GGAGGGGAGCCCCGTGGACCCCTGTCTCAAAGCACAGATTTTACCTTACTACCTTCCCACGTGGTTGAAGAAaaccctctctttcctcctcaagCCCCTG TCTCCTCGTGGATCTGCCATGCTCAGTGCTTTGTGTGGAGTTGG TTCTGTTTCGGGTCTGTGGAAGCAGCACGCTGCCGTTGAG GACTACATTCAGGAAACCATAGCAGCCTGGAGAAGATGCAACATAGACGTGCTGCTGTGCCCGGTGATCGGACCAGCCTACAACTTCCTCTTCTGCAGCAAGCTTACCA CTGCTGTCCCTCACACGATGCTATACAATCTCCTCACCTTTCCTGCTGGCGTTGTTCCTGTTTCCACGGTGACTgcagaggatgaggaggaacTCAGGCACTATAAGGGCTTTTTTCAGGACCACTGGGACAAGCTCTTCAAACAG GCTGTGTCTGGAGGCGAGGGTCTGCCGGTGGCGGTGCAGTGTGTCGCGCTGCCGTGGCAGGATGAGCTCTGCCTGCGCTTCATGAAGGAGGTGGAACAACTGGTCAAACAGAGCAGAAAGTAA